The following proteins come from a genomic window of Salvia hispanica cultivar TCC Black 2014 chromosome 4, UniMelb_Shisp_WGS_1.0, whole genome shotgun sequence:
- the LOC125220224 gene encoding putative F-box/LRR-repeat protein 22 — protein MGYSLDLSVFDFVTGAAYGMALECCEILSPTVLINAIQKLPLLEELHLIMMPTLSPEDFETIGISCRRLKSLTYNHCLAMLDDLSRHAVAIGENMPNLHYLRLCDHHIENEGLEAILNGCPHLESLDLSGCTGLDL, from the exons ATGGGGTACTCACTTGATCTTAGtgtttttgattttgtaacAGGGGCTGCGTATG GCATGGCACTTGAATGTTGTGAAATACTATCACCAACTGTTTTGATTAATGCAATACAAAAACTTCCACTTTTGGAAGAGTTGCACCTTATAATGATGCCAACGCTGAGTCCCGAAGATTTTGAAACCATTGGCATCTCATGCCGCAGGTTGAAGTCTTTGACATATAACCACTGTTTGGCTATGCTTGATGATTTATCAAGGCATGCTGTGGCAATTGGAGAAAACATGCCTAATCTGCATTATCTCCGACTCTGTGACCATCATATCGAAAATGAGGGTCTGGAAGCGATTCTTAATGGATGCCCCCACCTCGAATCACTTGATCTCAGTGGATGCACCGGTCTTGATCTATAA
- the LOC125185632 gene encoding putative F-box/LRR-repeat protein 23, translating into MASSSSAAIPPSPPWTELPEELTANILQRLRTEEILKSAQRVCTTWWRVCRNPTMWRAIDLHYRRCAFDEFESIFRCAVDRSQGQLVDLKLACFEGDRLLNYAVERSTQLRCLTLVEYGITGITLAHAMKKVPQLEELHLMVMPMLTLKDFESIGISCPMLKSFIYYNYSGVHLEFTEYAVAIGKTMPNLHHLRLSVHRMENKGLKAILDGCPHLESLDLQGCAGLDLKGALGKRCSNQIKDLWLDLAEPSFQLDDWDDEDLYVFDNAEIGYGDVEYDPDYY; encoded by the exons ATGGCCTCTTCATCCTCAGCCGCAATTCCGCCATCGCCGCCATGGACCGAACTGCCCGAGGAATTGACGGCAAATATCCTTCAAAGGCTGCGCACTGAAGAGATACTGAAGAGTGCGCAGAGAGTGTGCACAACATGGTGGAGAGTCTGCAGAAATCCGACCATGTGGCGCGCCATTGATTTGCACTATCGACGTTGCGCATTTGACGAATTTGAGAGCATTTTCCGTTGTGCAGTGGATCGTAGCCAGGGACAATTGGTCGACCTAAAGCTAGCCTGTTTTGAAGGGGATCGGTTGCTAAACTACGCAGTCGAGAG ATCAACTCAGCTTCGATGCCTAACACTTGTGGAATATGGTATCACGGGAATTACTTTGGCTCACGCAATGAAAAAAGTCCCACAATTGGAAGAGCTGCACCTTATGGTGATGCCAATGCTCACTCTCAAAGATTTCGAAAGCATCGGCATCTCTTGCCCCATGTTGAAATCATTTATCTACTACAACTACTCTGGGGTGCATCTAGAATTTACAGAGTATGCTGTAGCAATTGGAAAAACCATGCCTAATCTGCACCATCTCCGACTTTCTGTACATCGTATGGAAAATAAGGGACTAAAAGCAATTCTCGATGGTTGCCCCCACCTCGAGTCACTTGATCTTCAAGGATGCGCCGGTCTTGATCTTAAAGGGGCTCTTGGCAAAAGATGTTCTAATCAAATAAAAGATCTGTGGCTCGATTTAGCGGAACCAAGTTTTCAGCTTGACGATTGGGATGATGAGGACTTATATGTTTTCGACAATGCTGAAATCGGTTACGGTGATGTTGAATATGATCCTGATTATTATTAG
- the LOC125220225 gene encoding putative F-box/LRR-repeat protein 23: MRSNGTKSESMIQTEPPISTVDASSSSSQLPLSPPWIELPDDLMANILQRLGVAEILLRALYVCATWWRVCQSPAMWRFIHLDRHGYPANEFDCIFYRAVDRSLGQLIELKLFGFHLDALLCYAAERYNSHYSLGLLEELHLVILPWLTAEDFESIGIACPMLKSFTYYNDWVGYPEFTEHAVAIGKNMPNLRHFRLYSHNIENKGLEAILDGCPNLESLHLRKCFGLDLQGVLDIDYEHEYDHIDSIWPPS, encoded by the exons ATGAGGAGCAATGGTACGAAATCGGAATCGATGATCCAAACTGAACCTCCAATTTCCACGGTGGATGCCTCTTCATCGTCCTCACAGCTTCCATTATCGCCACCATGGATCGAGCTGCCGGATGATTTGATGGCGAATATCCTGCAAAGGTTGGGTGTTGCAGAGATTTTGTTGAGGGCGCTGTACGTGTGTGCTACATGGTGGAGAGTCTGCCAGAGTCCCGCCATGTGGCGCTTCATTCATTTGGATCGTCACGGTTACCCGGCCAACGAATTTGATTGCATTTTCTATCGGGCAGTGGATCGTAGCCTGGGACAATTGATCGAGCTAAAGCTTTTCGGTTTTCATCTGGATGCCTTGCTATGCTATGCAGCCGAGCGGTATAATTCTCACTATTCTCTTGGTTTg TTGGAAGAGTTGCATCTTGTCATACTACCATGGCTCACTGCCGAAGATTTCGAAAGCATTGGCATCGCTTGCCCCATGTTGAAATCTTTTACATATTACAACGATTGGGTAGGCTATCCAGAATTTACAGAGCATGCTGTAGCCATTGGAAAAAACATGCCTAACCTGCGTCATTTCCGACTTTATTCTcacaatattgaaaataagGGGCTGGAAGCGATTCTCGATGGCTGCCCCAACCTAGAATCACTTCATCTCCGGAAATGCTTCGGTCTTGATCTACAAGGGGTTCTAG ATATTGATTATGAACATGAATATGATCATATTGACTCCATTTGGCCGCCATCTTGA
- the LOC125220227 gene encoding putative F-box/LRR-repeat protein 23, with translation MLSTVKTVIVTEPSIPTVASSSVLHRLPPLPSWTELPDDLTANILQRLHTEEILVTAQEVCSTWWRVCKNPNMWRIMDLDHEHCRRYGLKEFKNICRCAVDLSQGKLVELKLTGLAVDLSINYATERSSQLRCLTLSESQIMGYVLPEAIKKLPRLEELHLCVMLIPNPTDLETIGISCPMLKSFTYRNHWVVNLDVSEHVVAIGKTMPNLHHLQPCGKWIENRGLEAILDGCPHLESLDLGRCKGLDMQGALVKRCFEQIKDLRLRPVSPPSISYQDGDYDSDSSYYDIYSSSDSDEENDSIHYEYN, from the exons ATGTTGAGCACAGTAAAGACCGTAATCGTAACTGAACCTTCAATTCCCACAGTTGCATCTTCATCAGTCCTGCATCGGCTTCCACCATTGCCGTCGTGGACTGAACTGCCAGATGATTTGACGGCGAATATCTTGCAAAGGCTTCACACCGAAGAGATACTGGTGACTGCGCAGGAAGTGTGTAGCACATGGTGGAGAGTCTGCAAGAATCCGAACATGTGGCGCATCATGGATTTGGATCATGAACATTGTCGTCGGTATGGGCTCAAAGAATTTAAGAACATTTGTCGTTGCGCAGTTGATCTTAGCCAGGGGAAATTGGTCGAGCTAAAGCTGACCGGTTTAGCAGTGGATTTGTCGATAAACTACGCAACCGAGCG ATCAAGTCAGCTGCGATGCCTGACACTATCAGAGTCTCAAATAATGGGGTATGTTTTGCCTGAGGCAATCAAGAAACTCCCGCGATTGGAAGAGTTGCACCTCTGCGTGATGCTAATCCCTAATCCCACAGATTTGGAAACCATTGGCATTTCTTGCCCAATGTTGAAATCATTCACATATAGAAACCATTGGGTTGTGAATCTAGACGTTTCAGAGCATGTCGTAGCAATTGGGAAAACCATGCCTAATCTGCATCATCTCCAACCTTGTGGAAAGTGGATAGAAAATAGGGGACTAGAAGCAATTCTGGATGGATGCCCCCACCTCGAATCACTTGATCTTGGGAGATGCAAAGGTCTTGATATGCAAGGTGCTTTAGTCAAAAGATGTTTCGAGCAAATAAAAGATCTGAGGCTCCGTCCTGTGTCTCCACCCTCTATCAGCTATCAAGATGGGGATTATGACAGTGATTCGTCATATTATGATATCTACAGTTCCAGTGATAGCgatgaagaaaatgatagtattcattatgaatataattag